The sequence below is a genomic window from Candidatus Methanoplasma termitum.
ATTTCGAACAGGCATTCAACGGCGTACCCGTAAGAATGGCGCTTCTCTGTGCGATACTCGGAGGTGACATAAATGGATAACAAGATCGTAGAAACGAAGATACCTCCGATAAGGAACGGCACCGTTATCGACCACATTGCCAACGGTCAGTCGCTGAACGTCCTCAAGATATTGGGAGTGAACGAGCACAACATCGATTCGGTGATAAGCATCGGGATGCATGTTCCGTCGTCAAAGACCGGATGGAAGGATGTGATCAAGGTCGAGGACAGGGAATTGGATCCGAGCAAAGTGGGAAAGATCGCCCTTATCGCTCCGGACGCAACGATATCCATCATAAGAGACTATTATGTAGCGGAGAAATTCAGAGTGAATCTTGACGACCACATCGTCGGACTTGCGAAATGCAGTAACCCCAACTGCATCACGAACAGGGGTGAACCTGTTGTTCCGGAGTTCCATGTAGAAGTGAGGAACCCGCCGAAACTC
It includes:
- the pyrI gene encoding aspartate carbamoyltransferase regulatory subunit, whose amino-acid sequence is MDNKIVETKIPPIRNGTVIDHIANGQSLNVLKILGVNEHNIDSVISIGMHVPSSKTGWKDVIKVEDRELDPSKVGKIALIAPDATISIIRDYYVAEKFRVNLDDHIVGLAKCSNPNCITNRGEPVVPEFHVEVRNPPKLRCVYCDRILTNISDNLL